The nucleotide sequence ataaataaataaacacagtatatatacacaatactgtatatatatatatatatatatatatatatatatatatatatatatatatataattggtAAGGTGACAATAAACTACTTTAACTGTGAAGATGTATTTGCCTGTGACTAATATCAACTCTACCTCTCTGTGTTACCTCATACATGAGTTGTAGTAAAGTCATTATAAAAGTGTATTTGTACCAAGAATAAATGCATGACTCCATAAATcagaagacattttttttaactaatcaCTTTCTGTTATACTGTATCTTCCAGGAAGACTAAGAATTCTTCTAGGTCTTTTACCCACTGTCATCATTGGTCTAGGTGAGGGGAGTTTAACCTGAGCTCATGTTATATATTTCCATTAACATTACAATACATTTGGATAGAACCCAATTCACTTTCATACAGTTGTTATTAGATGGCCTTATTTTGATTGGATGTTGATGGATCTTGTCATATTTTTCTCTTAAAGGGGCCAAACACATTCATGATTGTCCAAAGCAGCCCATGGTTCCTATCTACCTGCTAGTAGGTGGAATTGCCTGTCTGATTATCCAGATCCTCCCCTGTCTTTTTTGCTGCCAATCCAATGGCCAACCTGGTCTACTGTGCAAGATTCTTACAAATCTGCTCCTACTTTTTTGTCTGATCTGGCTTGTGACAGGTAAGATTGAAATAAGCCAGGAGCTACAGAGAGGGAATAATCAAAAAGTGAGGATTGAAGAAATTAGGGCAGCTGGACAAgcaaaatgagagaaaaagagcaaagGATTTTGGGCACACATATGGTTCTAAAAGAGACAGGCTGACGAGAAACCTGATAAATGTGCAGTGTAAGCATTGAAGTGTTAGTGTAGCAGAAAGTGAAGACACCACAAAAATTCATTGAAAAAATTAGGCAAAGTTCCACATTTTGATAATTCTAGTGAGCGATTCTGGCTTTTCAAAAATGTGGACATTAATAAGGCAAACTTTtcactgtataaaaaaaattaagctatTTTACtaaagatatataaatatctagATAAAGTGAATATGGATAAGAATGTCAATATTTCATATTTGCTCTCACAGAATTcaatatttttacagtatataaaccCTATGATatgtttataatttaatttatgcCCTGTCTATTCCAGGTACTGTTTTTGTATACATGGCCTATGAACCGAAATATGAATTCCGCCTGTCCGCTGATTACTGCGAGAGGACTGTCTACAAGTTTGCTTTCTGGATTACAACTGCTATATACGTTTTCATTCTGCTACTACTGCTCGGATACTGCTGCAGCTGGAGCCAAAAATTATATTACAGGAGAGCTCAAAAGAAGTGTCACATCATGACAATATCCTGAAAAGCTTCTGAACGAAGTGAAAGTCATTTGGATTATACACCACCAGgacttttactttttaatattgCGATCACACATTTAGTCAATATTATATGCAAATGTTTAAACGGCCATAtggatgtattttaaaaaataaccaaaacaataaaacattacagaGAGAGCAGGTCAGAGAGAGATAATACAGAATATTATTACTACagtacatttatggcatttggcagacacctttatccagagtgatgtacaaaagtgcttagaagactctatcaatgaatacatcaacaataaaataaaacaaacagcgaaataaatgagaaataaaaataaaactattgaAACTAGGCATATGACCATCAACATCTGGTATAGTACTAGAATTATCATCTGGTATAGTACTAGAACTATCATCTGGTATAGTACTAGAACTATCATCTGGTATAGTACTAGCATTTATCATGTGGTATAGTACTAGCATTTATCATCTGGTGCACTGTAGTTCTAGTATTTATCATCTGGTATAATTCAGCATTTATCTTATGGTATACTGTAGTTCTAGCATTTATCATCTGGTATAGTTCAGCATTTATCATCTGGTACAGTTCTAGCATTTGCAGGTTGTGTGATATAATTgattacatttactttttttcctgTCCTCTTGTTCAACACTGTTGTActtgattttgtacgtttgtgCTGAGTATTCAAAATTGCTTATAGCATTTGTGCCTAATCCAAAATGATGTAAGGTTCACTTGCTCCTATCTAATGTGATTTCCTAAGGTCCTGTTTCTTAAAGAAACATTAGGTGATATGTTCTTGGtattttatgatattttatCTATATACAATAATCTTCTGCAgtcacaacaacaaaaaagtcatATTAAGGTCATTTTACAGAAATCAAAATATGAGACAATGGTCAAAAGTCTAACAAAGTATGGTTCCTCTTTTTGTTAACTGTTTTGACTTTGCATCATAACTGAACATATTCTATTGCTGTGGTgcagaatataaaaacatattaaagtttatatttaaaaaaaagcagcataCATTTGTTTTATCTGCTATTTCTCCATAtaggttttttttaactatCTGATTAAAATTTGACTTTTTAAACAGCTATATTTCTTTAAACAGcatctgttaaaaaaacacacatatcaATGATCCACTCTGGCATCACCtaatagcagcagcagtgagaaggaaaaaaatgctgGCACTGATAATATGTGTTTTGTGAGTaactaaaaatgaataaaatgattttaaaaagccACATCATTTGCAAAGAACGAACTGTTAAAATAGATCATAGGGATAATGTGCATATAATAAAGTAATCTGTTGGCTCAAGaaaatggtttaaaatattCTGGCATGCTGTCAAGACAGGTTGCTCAACTACTAAACACAGGAAGGAAGATGAGTCAAAGTGTTTATGCAAGAGTTACAAGAGCTGACAAAAAAGAGTAGCTTCCAGGTTTTCTAAAGTAAACCTACACATGTTCTTGGCTGCCATACTACCTTCTTtaagaaacattttattatatttcagtCATTAACTATCAGTCAAAATTCAGTGAAGATGGAAACAGAAGAAAGAAGTGCTGTTCAAAAATCATTCATTGGTAAGAGTTACTCTAACTGAATACAGTTGGGCGATTGAGAGCAGTTaggctgtgtgtactgtttACAACTATTTCTGTTGGCTGTTTTACTTTTTAGTGATGCTGAATCTGAGTGCTTGGATGGTTCTGATAACAGCTGTGGGGTTAGGTAAACTAtagttaaaatgattttatccTCAAATCTACCACTTCTTGAATATTTTATGCCATAGGTTCATACTGATTCGAACAGTAAAGTTTTTGAGTCTTATATTACCTGTGTCATGAAAGTATGCCTTGTCACATGATTTCTTTAGGAGCCATGCATTACAATGAATGCCCCATTCAGCCCCACATTCCtatatatctgattattattggTGTGTGTGGACTCATTTTACTGATGTTGGCCTACTGGATGAACACATTGCGTGAAGGATTCTGGCTTCAGATCTGCCTTCTATGCATTCTTGGCATCGTTGTTTTCAGCGTTGTCTGGTTTCTTACAGgtaagaaagagaaatgaaagatggggttaaagaaaatgtagtggaaaatgaagaaaacacaGTTACTGAAACTTGGCACACTCATTTTGATAACTGATCATTCACAGGTGCAAACCCTGTGCATTATTTGAAGAAAgaacattaaca is from Hemibagrus wyckioides isolate EC202008001 linkage group LG07, SWU_Hwy_1.0, whole genome shotgun sequence and encodes:
- the LOC131356235 gene encoding uncharacterized protein LOC131356235 — translated: MVFVTDTLFVCSSIFTGRLRILLGLLPTVIIGLGAKHIHDCPKQPMVPIYLLVGGIACLIIQILPCLFCCQSNGQPGLLCKILTNLLLLFCLIWLVTGTVFVYMAYEPKYEFRLSADYCERTVYKFAFWITTAIYVFILLLLLGYCCSWSQKLYYRRAQKKCHIMTISKPTHVLGCHTTFFKKHFIIFQSLTISQNSVKMETEERSAVQKSFIVMLNLSAWMVLITAVGLGAMHYNECPIQPHIPIYLIIIGVCGLILLMLAYWMNTLREGFWLQICLLCILGIVVFSVVWFLTGTVWVYSIYPPNYNSSAVGHYCQRTLYLFAFWFNILCFLSVLVTIPCCICYFVYECVRRAYSP